In Dryobates pubescens isolate bDryPub1 chromosome 19, bDryPub1.pri, whole genome shotgun sequence, the following are encoded in one genomic region:
- the AGRP gene encoding agouti-related protein, with protein MLNVLLLCCGLLQGIQAVLSADLSCGHLQKVGGGLEGVDRARYSSLLRKVKHEVSAEPEGALPRLEGMALEVQEANGDLVQRGSVSQPQASSTELQAAGREERSPRRCVRLLESCLGQQVPCCDPCATCYCRFFNAFCYCRKISSSFPCGKN; from the exons ATGCtgaatgtgctgctgctgtgctgtgggctgctgcaggggatcCAGGCTGTCCTCAGTGCCGACCTCAGCTGTGGCCACCTGCAGAAGGTGGGAGGTGGGCTGGAGGGGGTGGACAGAGCTCGCTACTCCAGCCTGCTACGCAAGGTCAAGCATGAGGTGTctgcagagccagaag gagctctccccaggCTTGAGGGTATGGCCCTGGAAGTCCAAGAAGCCAACGGTGACCTGGTGCAGAGAGGCAGCGTGTCACAACCACAG gcctCATCCacggagctgcaggctgcaggccgTGAGGAGCGCTCGCCCCGCCGCTGCGTCCGGCTGCTGGAGtcctgcctggggcagcaggtgcCCTGCTGTGACCCCTGTGCCACCTGCTACTGTCGCTTCTTCAACGCTTTTTGCTACTGCAGGAAGATCAGCTCCAGTTTCCCCTGTGGCAAGAACTAG
- the LOC128898150 gene encoding SNF-related serine/threonine-protein kinase-like yields MAAGAAGCGEGQIAGLYDLERTLGKGHFAVVKLARHVFTGQRVAVKVIDKSKLAGEAAGQLLQEVRCMKLVQHPNVVRLYEVIDTHTKLYLILELGDGGDMFDHIMRHEGGLAEPRAKDYFAQIVHAISYCHKLHVVHRDLKPENVVFFRQQGLVKLTDFGFSNRFQPGKMLTTSCGSLAYSAPEILLGDEYDAPAVDIWSLGVILYMLVCGHPPFQEANDSETLTMIMDCRYTVPPHVSAQCADLISRMLQRDPKQRASLEQIEGHAWLQGVDPSPASRCLLPLTSHKRVSEEEHEIILQAMTCGNIADRDTIQEALEADRYNHITATYFLLAERMLREKQEQQDHRLSLVYNLAKEVQSRTNLSQAFGPGGSASGLLPFKEAAGGLAAGSRLPPLPAGADDGGRQPPRTLLKVPAVDTTITKSTPALQQICEEEEEDEDEEEGRPSAMERKSSSLNQEQMRAFLCSRPLPARGEGWGPGAELGAQGGRPGAAWAGKAVSGGWGPLAPRRNGAESPRKEEEGDTEPGGSSAQPPRERGAIPAPSSSSAGGPQALGAETNPTEKCPGRGAATSPGGCRSGGSLGGTEGGVENVIKLDPGKAKGGSLRDRLLQFPLCEKALAFRLRPGSKESLLSLGQFNCCHVI; encoded by the exons ATGGCGGCAGGGGCCGCGGGCTGCGGCGAGGGGCAGATCGCGGGGCTGTACGACCTGGAGCGGACGCTGGGCAAGGGGCACTTCGCGGTGGTGAAGCTGGCACGCCACGTCTTCACCGGGCAGCGGGTGGCCGTCAAGGTGATCGACAAGAGCAAGCTGGCCGGGGAGGCGGccgggcagctgctgcaggaggtgcgcTGCATGAAGCTGGTGCAGCACCCCAACGTGGTGCGGCTCTACGAGGTCATCGACACCCACACCAAGCTCTACCTCATCCTGGAGCTGGGCGACGGGGGGGACATGTTCGACCACATCATGCGGCACGAGGGGGGCCTGGCCGAGCCGCGGGCCAAGGACTACTTCGCCCAGATCGTGCACGCCATCTCCTACTGCCACAAGCTGCACGTCGTGCACCGCGACCTCAAGCCCGAGAACGTCGTCTTCTTCCGCCAGCAGGGGCTGGTCAAGCTCACCGACTTCGGCTTCAGCAACCGCTTCCAGCCCGGCAAGATGCTCACCACCAGCTGCGGCTCCCTGGCCTACTCGGCCCCCGAGATCCTGCTGGGGGATGAGTACGACGCCCCTGCCGTCG aCATCTGGAGCCTGGGGGTCATCCTCTACATGCTGGTGTGTGGCCACCCCCCCTTCCAGGAGGCCAACGACAGTGAGACCCTCACCATGATCATGGACTGCCGCTACACTGTGCCCCCCCACGTGTCAGCTCAGTGTGCTGA TCTCATCTCCAGGATGCTGCAGCGGGACCCGAAGCAGCGAGCGTCGCTGGAGCAGATCGAGGGCCacgcctggctgcagggggtggacCCTTCCCCCGCCAgccgctgcctgctgcccctcacctcccacaaGCGCGTCTCGGAGGAGGAGCACGAAATCATCCTGCAGGCCATGACCTGCGGGAACATCGCCGACCGGGACACCATCCAGGA GGCGCTGGAGGCCGATCGCTACAACCACATCACGGCCACCTACTTCCTGCTGGCCGAGAGGATGCTGCgggagaagcaggagcagcaggaccacCGCCTCAGCCTCGTCTACAACCTGGCCAAGGAGGTGCAGAGCAG GACCAACCTATCGCAGGCGTTCGGCCCCGGGGGCAGTGCCAGCGGCCTCCTGCCCTTCAAAGAGGCTGCAGGTGGCCTTGCCGCGGGCTCCcgcctgccccccctgcccgcTGGAGCGGACGATGGCGGCCGGCAGCCCCCCAGGACCCTGCTTAAGGTCCCTGCCGTTGACACCACCATCACCAAGAGCACCCCGGCCCTGCAGCAGATCTgcgaggaggaagaggaggatgaggatgaggaggaagggaggccCAGCGCCATGGAGAGGAAGAGCAGCTCCCTGAACCAGGAGCAGATGAGAGCCTTCCTGTGCTCCCGTCCCCTGCCTGCCCgcggggaggggtgggggccaGGGGCCGAGCTGGGGGCCCAGGGGGGGCGCCCAGGGGCCGCCTGGGCTGGCAAGGCAGTGagtgggggctggggtccccTGGCGCCGCGGAGGAACGGAGCAGAGTCcccaaggaaggaggaagagggggacacagagcctgggggctcctcagcacagcccccCAGGGAGAGAGGAGCCATCCCAGCGCCCTCGAGCAGCTCTGCGGGGGGCCCCCAGGCGCTGGGGGCAGAGACGAACCCCACAGAGAAGTGCCCGGGGCGGGGTGCAGCCACCAGCCCGGGGGGCTGCCGGTCAGGGGGGAGCTTGGGGGGCACGGAGGGGGGCGTGGAGAACGTGATCAAGCTGGACCCGGGCAAGGCCAAGGGGGGCAGCCTGCGGGACAGGCTCCTGCAGTTCCCCCTCTGCGAGAAGGCTTTGGCCTTCCGCCTGCGGCCGGGCTCCAAGGAGAGCCTCCTCTCCCTGGGGCAGTTCAACTGCTGCCACGTCATCTAA